The following coding sequences lie in one Candidatus Diapherotrites archaeon genomic window:
- the guaB gene encoding IMP dehydrogenase, producing MRFKDLGSEIALTFDDILLLPGYSEVLPKDVDLSTRLTKKIKLNIPLSSAAMDTVTESSMAIGMAKEGGIGIIHKNMSVERQVAELEKVKHAEYWVVKKPITVSPKDSLAKIIELQARFGVSSFPVTEGKKLVGIITERDMLFETDMNKKVEELMTREVISVDHIAEVEEAKEVLHKHRIEKLPFTNKKGELIGMVTVKDIENREKFPDSNKDSEGRFVVGAAVGPKDFDRMELLIKAEADVIVIDTAHGHSKNVIEAVKKAKKSFPEQELIAGNIATRKAAEALISAGADAVKIGLGPGAICTTRVISGVGVPQITAVIECSKACEESNIPLIADGGVKYSGDITKAIAAGADSVMIGSLFAGTDESPGKMVFVGSRKFKQFRGMGSIGAMCEGSSDRYNQGHVKEKEKLVPEGIEGIVPFKGSLQEVIFQLLGGLRSGMGYCGAKSILELRTKTEFNQITKAGLSESHPHDVTITEESPNYSR from the coding sequence ATGAGGTTCAAGGATTTAGGCAGCGAAATTGCTTTGACCTTTGATGACATACTGCTTCTCCCGGGCTATAGTGAAGTCCTTCCAAAAGACGTTGACCTGAGCACTAGGCTCACAAAAAAAATCAAATTAAATATTCCACTCTCAAGCGCTGCAATGGATACTGTGACTGAAAGCTCTATGGCTATTGGGATGGCAAAAGAGGGGGGCATTGGAATTATTCACAAGAACATGAGCGTTGAAAGGCAGGTTGCGGAATTAGAGAAAGTAAAGCACGCAGAGTACTGGGTTGTAAAAAAGCCTATTACTGTAAGCCCTAAAGACAGCCTTGCAAAAATAATTGAATTGCAGGCAAGATTTGGTGTTTCCTCCTTTCCTGTAACAGAAGGAAAAAAGCTTGTTGGAATAATTACCGAGCGAGACATGCTTTTTGAAACAGACATGAACAAGAAAGTAGAGGAATTAATGACCAGAGAGGTCATTTCAGTTGACCATATAGCAGAAGTAGAGGAAGCAAAAGAAGTCCTGCACAAGCACAGGATAGAGAAACTGCCCTTCACTAACAAGAAAGGTGAGCTAATTGGAATGGTTACAGTGAAAGACATTGAGAACAGGGAGAAGTTCCCTGACTCAAACAAGGACAGCGAAGGAAGGTTTGTTGTAGGCGCAGCAGTAGGCCCAAAAGACTTTGACAGAATGGAGCTGTTGATAAAAGCAGAAGCAGACGTAATTGTAATTGATACAGCCCACGGCCACTCAAAGAACGTAATTGAGGCAGTAAAGAAAGCAAAGAAATCCTTTCCTGAACAGGAACTGATTGCAGGAAACATTGCCACAAGAAAAGCAGCAGAGGCATTGATTTCAGCAGGAGCAGACGCAGTAAAGATAGGATTAGGACCTGGAGCAATATGCACTACAAGGGTTATCTCTGGCGTTGGAGTGCCTCAAATTACTGCAGTAATAGAATGCTCTAAGGCATGCGAGGAATCAAACATTCCGTTAATCGCAGACGGAGGCGTAAAGTATTCAGGCGACATCACCAAAGCAATTGCTGCAGGAGCAGATTCTGTAATGATCGGATCCTTATTTGCAGGGACAGATGAAAGCCCTGGAAAAATGGTTTTTGTAGGCAGCAGGAAATTCAAGCAGTTCAGGGGCATGGGTTCTATTGGGGCAATGTGCGAGGGCTCAAGCGACAGATACAACCAAGGCCACGTGAAAGAGAAAGAGAAGCTGGTTCCAGAAGGAATTGAAGGCATTGTTCCATTCAAGGGAAGCCTGCAGGAAGTAATATTCCAGCTATTAGGCGGGTTAAGGTCAGGAATGGGCTACTGCGGAGCAAAAAGCATTCTTGAATTAAGGACAAAAACAGAATTCAATCAAATAACCAAGGCAGGCTTAAGCGAAAGCCACCCCCATGACGTTACCATTACAGAGGAAAGCCCTAATTATTCAAGGTAA
- a CDS encoding GNAT family N-acetyltransferase, with amino-acid sequence MIKIRRANLDDAKKIVGLWKEFMEYLNDLLKRNPKLKPWIELKKNSHSIFRKFLKKNLKSKNSAVFLAEMDGMPAGYTLIFIKENIPIYKLEKFGYISDLFVKKEFRGKNISSKLKEKAIEWFKKKGLKHASIALWSDNTKAHSIYKKWGFFDQHIEMRKKL; translated from the coding sequence ATGATTAAAATAAGAAGAGCTAATTTAGATGATGCAAAAAAGATTGTCGGCTTATGGAAAGAATTCATGGAATACCTTAATGATCTTTTGAAAAGAAATCCTAAACTGAAACCCTGGATAGAATTAAAGAAAAATTCCCACTCAATCTTTAGGAAATTCTTGAAAAAAAACCTTAAATCAAAGAATTCTGCTGTATTTCTAGCAGAAATGGATGGCATGCCTGCAGGCTATACTCTAATCTTCATTAAAGAAAACATTCCTATCTATAAATTAGAGAAATTTGGCTATATAAGCGATTTATTCGTGAAAAAAGAATTTAGGGGCAAAAATATAAGTTCTAAACTCAAGGAAAAAGCAATTGAATGGTTCAAGAAAAAAGGATTAAAGCATGCTTCAATTGCCTTATGGAGCGACAACACCAAAGCGCATTCAATATACAAGAAATGGGGCTTCTTTGACCAGCACATAGAAATGAGAAAAAAGCTTTAA
- a CDS encoding MarR family transcriptional regulator — translation MGKNEFEDDAMKLKMLAGIMGRLAMHNLKKRLEAEKIEVNPLGLGVLKIISSNDFTISELSQKLFIASATLVPVIDCLEKDGLIVRSADPKDRRRNPLSLTPKGEKIISKIHFAHKDDLIVKVLSKIGRKKTGQLIQILCELVDGMSEDSGLSKKILCSVNNGKKKRGEKD, via the coding sequence TTGGGCAAGAATGAATTTGAAGATGATGCCATGAAGCTGAAGATGCTTGCTGGCATAATGGGAAGGCTGGCAATGCATAACCTGAAAAAAAGGCTTGAAGCAGAAAAAATTGAAGTCAACCCTTTAGGATTAGGGGTCCTCAAGATTATTTCCAGCAATGACTTCACTATAAGCGAATTAAGCCAGAAATTATTTATTGCTTCTGCAACGCTTGTGCCTGTAATAGACTGCCTTGAAAAAGACGGCCTTATAGTCAGGAGCGCTGACCCTAAAGACAGGAGAAGGAATCCATTGTCCCTTACGCCGAAGGGAGAGAAGATTATTTCAAAAATTCATTTCGCGCACAAGGACGATTTAATTGTAAAGGTCTTGTCAAAAATAGGCAGGAAGAAGACAGGACAGCTTATTCAGATTTTATGCGAGCTTGTTGACGGAATGTCAGAGGATTCAGGGCTCTCAAAAAAAATTCTGTGCTCAGTAAATAACGGCAAAAAAAAGAGAGGGGAAAAAGATTGA
- a CDS encoding ATP-binding cassette domain-containing protein — MNAIEVVSLSKKFNGFTAVDSISFSVEEGELFGFLGPNGAGKSTTTYMLTTILKPSSGTAKINGFDIMHDPEKVRKSIGIVFQDQTLDNRLSAYDNLDIHGRLYDMPGAERKSRIEEVLEFGELSEWSKKLVKTFSGGMRRRLEIARGLMHTPKILFLDEPTLGLDAQTRRHMWGYIQKLKEEGITIVMSTHYLEEADALCDRIAIIDHGKIVALDTPENLKKIVGGQVLSIKNSNPKKLGEIIKNRSIGSHERISEGSISFEVKNGSKEIPAIISLAEKEGIKIENVELHVPSLEDVFIKLTGEHIREDSNVQSDFKRRMMSHGR, encoded by the coding sequence TTGAACGCAATAGAGGTTGTTTCACTGTCAAAAAAGTTCAATGGCTTTACTGCAGTGGACAGCATAAGCTTTTCAGTTGAAGAAGGAGAGCTTTTCGGGTTCTTAGGGCCTAACGGCGCAGGCAAGAGCACTACAACCTACATGCTTACCACAATACTAAAGCCTTCAAGCGGTACAGCAAAAATCAATGGCTTTGACATAATGCATGACCCTGAAAAAGTGCGCAAGAGCATTGGGATTGTATTCCAGGACCAGACCTTGGACAACAGGCTGAGCGCTTATGATAATCTTGACATTCACGGAAGGCTGTATGACATGCCTGGCGCAGAAAGAAAGAGCAGGATAGAAGAGGTATTGGAATTTGGTGAGCTTTCCGAGTGGTCAAAAAAGCTTGTGAAAACATTTTCTGGGGGTATGAGGAGAAGGCTTGAGATTGCCAGAGGCTTAATGCACACCCCGAAAATACTTTTCCTTGACGAGCCTACTTTAGGCCTGGACGCACAGACAAGAAGACACATGTGGGGATACATCCAGAAACTCAAGGAAGAGGGAATTACAATTGTGATGTCCACCCATTACCTTGAAGAGGCAGATGCCTTGTGCGACAGGATTGCAATAATAGACCACGGAAAGATTGTTGCTTTGGATACTCCGGAAAACCTTAAGAAGATTGTCGGAGGACAGGTATTGTCAATAAAAAATTCTAATCCAAAGAAATTGGGCGAGATAATAAAAAACAGGAGCATTGGCTCTCATGAAAGGATTTCTGAGGGCAGCATTTCTTTTGAGGTAAAGAACGGCAGCAAGGAGATTCCTGCCATAATCAGCCTTGCAGAAAAAGAGGGAATAAAAATAGAGAACGTGGAATTGCATGTTCCAAGCCTTGAGGACGTTTTCATTAAGCTTACAGGAGAGCACATAAGGGAGGACAGCAATGTGCAGTCAGACTTCAAGAGGAGAATGATGAGCCATGGCCGTTGA
- a CDS encoding ABC transporter permease: MAVELSKVYAVWLREVKRFTNSKSRMIGSLGMPLFFLIALGGGIGALIPEFNYQAFILPGIIGMTILFNSLFAGVSIIWDRELGYLKELLVAPTSRTTIVIGRALGGATTSVTQGILILVLGILLGLTAPTLHGALFAIIIMGIFATLIVSIGIAFASVITEVETFQLIVNLIMMPLFFLSNALFPMEKMPVWLKDLSSLNPVSYGVDALRTMITGAGSIPIMVDIGVLVVMLAAALGIAGFLFNKTSI; the protein is encoded by the coding sequence ATGGCCGTTGAATTAAGCAAAGTATACGCGGTATGGCTGAGGGAAGTGAAAAGATTCACTAACTCAAAGTCAAGAATGATAGGAAGCCTTGGCATGCCTTTATTTTTCCTGATTGCATTAGGTGGAGGCATTGGGGCATTAATTCCTGAATTCAATTACCAGGCATTCATCCTGCCTGGAATCATTGGAATGACAATACTCTTCAATTCGCTTTTTGCCGGGGTTTCCATTATCTGGGACAGGGAATTAGGATACCTGAAAGAATTGCTTGTGGCTCCAACCAGCAGGACAACAATTGTAATAGGCAGGGCTTTAGGAGGAGCAACAACATCTGTAACCCAAGGAATACTCATTTTAGTGCTTGGAATACTGTTGGGATTGACTGCCCCCACACTGCACGGCGCGTTATTTGCAATAATTATCATGGGAATTTTTGCAACCCTAATAGTTTCAATTGGGATTGCTTTTGCTTCAGTCATAACTGAGGTTGAGACATTCCAGCTGATAGTGAACCTCATAATGATGCCTTTGTTCTTTCTTTCAAACGCCTTGTTTCCAATGGAAAAAATGCCTGTATGGCTGAAGGACTTAAGTTCCTTGAATCCTGTGAGCTATGGCGTTGACGCCTTGAGGACAATGATTACAGGGGCAGGCTCAATTCCAATCATGGTTGATATTGGGGTTTTAGTTGTAATGCTGGCTGCAGCCTTGGGAATTGCAGGCTTCCTTTTCAATAAAACTAGCATTTGA